The following coding sequences lie in one Apium graveolens cultivar Ventura chromosome 1, ASM990537v1, whole genome shotgun sequence genomic window:
- the LOC141663905 gene encoding pentatricopeptide repeat-containing protein At3g56030, mitochondrial-like, whose product MLNPLKTLNFSSLLLRRTLTLSFSPLIPTTSHHYDELINAAGRSGDFSAVRRLLNNRWRDGFLNTKFTFNFITSELTALEETLQTLKYLDIGFAKKGAYDSLIARLSKLEHTRHALRVAQIMVSDNVGANAMSFHPILNYMSRKNNGEAVGVLKMMRGMKVFPDVTSYNYVLTAYCCDGRLEEAVKVVDEMDENGIVYDSRTYDALLLGACKAKRVDGGLVLLRRMVDEGMSTLYSTHIHVINALLKMGYYGQAVEFVLIYAGTDKALDHECFGVLARRLITLKKFDEAKLVLEEMRSRGLEIEGKLAEAIEMRDGNMGTD is encoded by the coding sequence ATGTTAAACCCTCTCAAAACCCTCAATTTCTCATCACTACTCCTCCGCCGTACACTCACACTCTCCTTCTCCCCTCTAATCCCCACCACCTCCCACCATTACGATGAGCTCATTAACGCCGCCGGCCGCTCCGGCGACTTCTCCGCTGTACGCCGCCTCCTCAACAACCGCTGGCGCGACGGCTTTTTAAACACCAAGTTCACTTTCAACTTTATTACATCTGAACTCACCGCACTCGAGGAGACCTTACAAACCCTCAAATATCTCGATATCGGGTTTGCTAAGAAAGGCGCGTACGACTCTTTAATCGCTCGGTTGTCGAAGTTAGAACACACGCGCCACGCCCTGCGCGTGGCACAAATTATGGTCTCCGATAATGTCGGAGCTAATGCGATGTCATTTCACCCCATTTTGAATTATATGTCCAGGAAGAACAATGGTGAGGCTGTGGGGGTGTTGAAAATGATGAGAGGAATGAAGGTTTTTCCTGATGTCACCTCGTATAATTATGTGTTGACAGCGTATTGTTGTGATGGCAGGTTAGAGGAGGCTGTTAAAGTTGTTGATGAAATGGATGAGAATGGAATTGTTTACGATTCGAGAACTTATGACGCTCTTTTATTGGGTGCCTGTAAGGCGAAAAGAGTGGACGGGGGTTTAGTGTTGTTGAGAAGAATGGTGGATGAGGGAATGTCAACATTGTATTCAACACATATACATGTAATTAATGCATTGTTGAAAATGGGGTATTATGGACAAGCCGTGGAGTTTGTGTTGATTTATGCGGGGACAGATAAAGCTTTGGATCATGAGTGTTTCGGGGTATTGGCTAGGCGGTTGATTACTTTGAAGAAGTTTGATGAGGCCAAGTTGGTTTTGGAGGAAATGAGGAGCAGGGGTTTGGAAATCGAGGGCAAATTGGCGGAAGCGATTGAGATGAGGGATGGTAATATGGGAACTGATTAG